Below is a genomic region from Pleuronectes platessa chromosome 2, fPlePla1.1, whole genome shotgun sequence.
tattaagttttcactttgtaaagacagaaatctataattacactgacataaatgtgtttgaaagaactgatgttgctgttgttttcgaaatcaatgtagaaatcaggttGTCTGATGTTTTAGAACCTGTGTTGACCACAGAGCATCAACATGTCCAACAGATCAACTGTACTTTATTTCAGGCAATCTAATTAATACATTGTAATAGTACTAAAGTGTAATGTACCTTCAAGACATTCTGGTTACCAAAGATCATTGTAACCTTCAGTCATTTGTAAAACATGGACCGTTCAGGAGCTTCTCCAAACTCATGAGTGACTGTTCAGGTGCCAGTGGCCTCTGATGGATTCATGTGTGACAGGATAGTCTCCGTTCAGCCGGGCGTTAACGTTGGAGCGTCTGTTAgcaaaaaaacgagggtcactTTAGATTTAATGGATAATATTATGAACATATggaggattgttttttttccgtttGTAATTCATCATTAAGGATTTAAATTCCTTTCCTTAATTgcctttgtttttattaaaattttgttgggattttaataaagttataaagaaatacattttctgtgtttttaattatttgttgtgTTCACAGTATTAAAAGCATTTCATTCATATAGTACATGACCCTCAATGCTCGCAATGCTCTGACTGCTCAGATTATCACAGATCTTTAATCCTTGAGATCCTCTGGCAGGAGACTTTGAACTGATCCAGATTCTCAGCTAAACACTAAGACAGAGTTTTAGAAATAAGGTTCAGAGACTGTCGGACAACCTTCCTGAGGAATTACCGACTCAGCCGGTAACTTCCTTTAAATCAAAACCTAAAACCTACTTTTATCTGACCTGTttggattttaaattttaacttatctgtttgtgtgtgtatgtgaagttGTTCATGGAACTGTTTATGTTGTTTGGGTAACTAGGAAGCAAATCGATTGTAAATTCTAAGCTTGCTGTTTGAGATGCGCACAGGATCTTTTCACTTTCAAATAGGATTATTAACGTGCTGGGTGTGGTCTTTTCAGAGTGAGGCTGCACATTAAATGGCCTTTTCACTTTCAAAAGGACATGTTCATCTGCTGGGTGTGGTCTTTTCAAGTGAAGCTGCACATATGATATCCCTTTAAGAGTGAAACTGGCCATTTGCTATAGCGAATTGCCTGTTTGTTTTGAGCCGTTTTCTATGTTCTACTTTAAATCTGTACAGGATGACTACATGACTGAGGAGGACAAAGAGGGGGAACGTCAGGCAGAGGATCAGAGAGATGTCTATCCCAACATGCAAGCTGGAGAGGAACATGAAAGCAGTCAGTCTTCAGAAAAGCCAGAACACTTACTGATGCAACTTTTGGCTATGACGATTTTGTCATGGCAAGCAACCTTTAAGATTTCTGACAATGTCATCAAATCCCTTCTTCTGTGCATCAAACAGTTAATGTGGATGATGGGAATAGTTCTCTGTATTGATTCCCTAACTACCTTCACGAACAATATGCCAAAGACCTTCTTCTTTTTGAGGGGCTGGACAGGCATCCTCCATGAATTTTTTTAGAATATCTGGTTTGTACAAATGTATAATGTATACATTCCAACAGAAACCTTTGAGCTCAGATTGGAGGGTAAAAGGGTGTGCAAGACTTGTCGCCACATCTCATTCTACAAACACCCACATAAGAGGTCTGTACTGAGGAAGAAATGTGGCTCTGCCTTGCTAAGAAACGCGAAATATTCCAGCGGTAAAGAGTATGTCTATCCAATACGACCTTACTGTTACAACAGTGTTGTAAAGTCTCTGGAATCACTTGTTAAAAGACTTGGATTTGAAGAGAGATGTGACAAAAGGCGAAAATGTAAAATACCTGAGGCTGTGTTAGCAGATGTTTATGATGGACAAGTATGGCAGGATTAGCAGTATGTGAATGGAGAGCCTTTTTTAGCAAATCAAAATAATTTGGCCTTGATGCTGAATGTGGACTGGTTCCAACCTTTCAAACATGCACCATATTCAGTGGGAGCCATCTACTCTGTCATTTTAAACCTACCTCGTGAAGACCGTTTTAAGGAAGATAATATGATTCTTGTTGGACTAATAAAGTACCAAAGGAGCCATCGCTTAACATAAATGCTTTCTTAGATCCCTTGGTTGATGAGCTCTAAGAACTTTGGCATGGCATCATTTTGGAAGAGAGCTCTTTCACAGGACATCAGGTTTACAAAGCGACCCTGCTTTGTCTGTCATCAGATATTCCTGCAGCCCAAAAATGTGGAGGCTTTGTTGGACATGGAGCATAGAGAGGTAATtgaaatattcaaacatttgCTTTGCAATATATAATTAATGAATATTGAATAATGTAGATGCTTATAATGCTATATTTGATAGGTCTCTTTCAATGAATGCTCAAGTacaaatatgtgtgtttaaCATATTACATTTAACTCTTGCAGGATCCCATAAGTGTTTGAAGATGTTCAGCAGGAAAACATTTGGAGCAAAAATTGAAAACTCTGAATTTGAGCGGTCTTCATGGGAGCCACGGTCATCAGAGGTTCACATACACTTTGCCGGAATATCAAGACGGGCAAGGTAGAAGACAGAAACCAAAAATAATTGAACATCAGTATGGAGCTAGATGGTCAGAACTTTCTTGCTTGAGTTAGTATGATGCCATCCCATTTATCGTCATAGATCCTATGCACAACCTTCTCCTTGGTACAGCAAGGGATGTGTTCCTACTGTGGACAGAACTAGGAATTTTGACAACAAAGATCCTTGATGAACTTCAAACTAGAGTAGAGATCATCAAAGTATCTTGCGATGTTGGAAGAATTCCGTTTAGAATTTCATCTGGTTTCACAGGATTTGCAGCAGATCAGTGGAGAAACTGGATAACATTTTactctctgttttgtctgaaggGGCTTATTGCCAGCAGCCATTATGACATGTGGATTGTCTTTGTGCAGGCTTGTATCATACCCTGCTCCACAGTAATATCCATCAAGAGACTGGAAGTAGTGGACAGATACGTGCAGTCATTTCTCTCCAAATTTGTTGAACTGTTTGGCCCATTGCACTGCACCCAGAACATGCATTTACACCTTCATTTGAAAGAGTGCATATTGGACTATGGACcagtttattctttctggtgtTTTTTCATTTGGGCTTTGAATACTGGGTAAGTATATtatacctatatatatatactgggtATTCAAATTACAAGGCAATTTCAGCATTGTCAACAGATTAGTATGCCATGGACATGTGAATATGGTGCTGAGATTGCTAGTATTTTGGGAGGACAAAGGGTTGGAACTTTGACACGCGATGACAAAACCGATATGCTTTGTGTGAAGCACAGTGTTTTGGTGTCAGCAGAAAGACGTCTTTTAGGAAACTGTACAGTGGTGCCTGGCTCTCCATTTCAACATATTATCTTGGATGAGCTTGACAGTATTAGGAATTTAAATTTTAGCTAGGATGGATCCGACTGAACTCTTAACAAATAAAGATAGAAGGGGGGCATGAACAGTGTGGGCCAGATAaattcacacaaatgatttaataaaaaccttttccttccgagtgtttaatcttgaaaatagAATGTATGTGCGTCACATTGcagtttcgttgttttggtttagtTGTTTCGAATGTCTTTACAAAAACAACGTACAGCCGATATAGTAGGAACTTAATATTCTTAactccaattgtcaacaccacTGGCCCaaatggcatcagctgtgtcaaggcctttcatgaagagaaTATTTTGCCCAAGCAACTAAAGCAGGAGTTAGACTGGGAGTCTTTgctccttgtcacttccttattccaatgcCAAGAGGGAGGGACTAAGCCTGCGCACtgtcgaggaggaagaaccaagacctactgttataatatagacaggcgccggctgtttgatgcgttctgatgcaACTCAAGACTTCTCCAAGGCTGCTAGAGTTCTGGAGTAGTGTTTTGGAGGCCCATTGCTTTGATGATTCATACCTGTTCATTGCTTCCtgaataaatacttgattgaaccaaaccgagtTCGAcgcttctcatatttaggataaacgaccACGCAAGGAAAATGTTATCAATATATCATCAGATGTATCCTGAAAACTGTGTCACTGACGTTAACTGTTTTGCCATGACATTTAAAAGGGTAACACATTTGAATGTAACATACTCCATAGATAGAAATAGATCGGAAAGGTCAGCATATGGTGACGACCCCTTCCACCCTCACCTGGACACTAGGTGTCCCTGTTCTTCCTTCCCCAGACCTGTAGGTGGCGTGGGCGTCAGCGTCAATCAGAGCACACCTCACACtaacttttttagtttttcattctttAATGAGTgagtttgtatttattatttttactagttttctttatttgttctcagatgtgctttataaataacgATGtgatcaattattattattaaatgcacCTATTTGGTTTGACCTTATTGTTACTCTATGTTGTGAATGAAGGATAACACACTGTGCATCTCATAGATAGCGCCTCTTAACACCAAGTGTGAACAGGCCGCTGTGGAATGCATTAAAACCTGAATAACCAACCACTTCCtcctcaaacacaaccagctcctcccagtcaggacaagtctttgtctcctcccttcacagacATGTAAGtgtaagaaccagtgaacaacaagctgtgaactgtgggagctgagtcactgcaggaaGTGAACGAGAGggtgaggagcagagatctgtatctgctcagaggaagtgaatctgttctacagtctctggcagcagctgaaatggcaCAGCAAGAAATTCAACTGGACAGACAAAGATTCTGCtgttcgatctgtctggatctactgaaggatccggtgactactggctgtggacacagctactgtaagagctgtattaacacccactgggaTAATGGGGAGGAGAGcggaagctacagctgtcctcagtgtagacagaccttcacaccgaggcctgtcctggagaaaaacaccatgttagctgatttagtggaggagctgaagaagactggactccaagctgctcctgctgatcactgctatgctggacctgaagatgtggcctgtgatttctgcactgggagaaaacggAAAGCTCATAAGTCCTGTTTGGATTGTTTggtctcttattgtgaaaaacacctccagcctcattttCAGTCAGTTCCTtttaagaagcacaagctggtggagccatCGGAGAAGCTACaagagaacatctgctctcgtcacgacgaggtgatgaatATGTTCTGCCGCTCtcatcagcagtgtatctgttatctctgctctgtgaagGAACATAGAGATCACAACatagtgtcagctgcagcagaatggactgagaggcagagagagctcgggctgaggagacaaacaatccagcagagagtccagaacacagagaaagacatgaaGGTGCTTCAACAGAAGGAGGAGGCCCTCAAttgctctgctgataaagcagtgaagGACAGTGAGAAGATCTTCACTGAgctgatccgtctgctggagaaaagaagctctgatgtgaagcagcagatcagatcccagcaggaaactgaagtgagtcgagtcagagagcttcaggagagactggagcaggagatcactgagctgaagaggaaagaccatgaactgaagcaggttgcagacacagaggatcactACCAGTTTCTACAGAGCTACctctcactgtcaccactcagtgaatctacacactcatccagcatcaggatcAGTCCTCTGAGGTACTTTcaggacgtgacagcagctgtttcacaggtcagaggtcgactacaggacattctgagtgagacagagacagagattttactgattgtgtctcaagtggatgttttactgccaagACCAGAGCAAGACActagagctgacttcttaaaatattcacaggaaatcacactggatccaaacacagcaaacagtcATCTGTTATTATCtaagggaaacagaaaagtaacaggAAGGAGTAAAGAACAGTCTTATTCTAACCACCCAGACCGATTCACTGCTGCTTGGCAGGttctgagtagagagagtctgacaggacgttgttactgggaggtggagatgAAGTTTAAGGTGGGAAATGGAGTTggtgtagcagtcacatacaacAATATCACCAGAGGACGAGAACGAGACCTAGAATGTAGATTTGGAGAAAATTATAAATCTTGGATGTTATATTGTGATCGAGAGTATTATATCTTTCATTACAACAGGATCAAGACTGAAGTGTCAGGTCCTgagtcctccagagtaggagtgtacctggatcacagtgcaggtgttctgtccttctacagtgtctctgacaccatgactctcctccacagagtccagaccacattcactcagcctctctatgctggagttaaGTTTTCTATTCAtggatccacagctgagttctgtaaactcaaatagactcgagtcattaaaagcagtgattcaGATTCTCTgtttaaatctttaacttcttttgtctccatgtttgttgatcaaagttcttcgtggtgacgtttctgctccgcacagagatcagctgtcaatcaaacactgatcttcctttatcacacatattaagttttcactttgtaaagacagaaatctataattacactgacatgaatgtgtttgaaagaactgatgttgctgttgttttctaaatcaatgtagaaatcacgttgtgtgatgttttagaacctgtgttgatcctgattctcatcaatgagctgattatttgttcttttattttccaaatgtGAAAAGGAGGTGAAACAAACTGATTGTGTGTCCATGAACTCACTGAACAAGAGTCACTGCACAGACTTTACTGATGAAATGATCAATGACCTCAGAGCGTCAACATGTCCAACAGATCAACTGTACTTTATTTCAGTCATTAATATGCTTATTAATCTAATTAATACATTGTAACAGTAGTAAAGTGTAATGTACCTTCAAGACATTCTGTGTTGTCTAGATACCAAAGACCATTACAACCTTAAGTCATTTGTAAAGCATGGACCGTGCAGGAGCTTCTCCAAACTCATGAGTGACTGTTCAGGTGCCAGTGGCCTCTGATGGATTCATGTGTGACAGGATAGTCTCTGTTCAGCCGGGCGTTAACGTTGGAGCGTATGTTAGCAAAAAAACAAGGGTCATAGGAAACATCCATCTACGTTGTGTCTAAGTGTTTGCTGGTCACCATGTTCCACGTGCTCTACCTCCACCCACACAGACCCTGAACTGAAGATAAATCACTGATCTATGTATTAATCCACCTGTGGGTGTGAGAGGATAATGTTGGGGGTCGGTGCCTGAATATTACTCATGTAATCACTTTAGATGTAATGGATAATATCATAAAAATATGGAGGAttgctttgttttcatttgtaattCATCATTAAGGATATAAATTCCTTTCCTTAATTGTTTTtgctttcatttgaattttgttgcgattttaataaagttataaaaaaaaaatcggtgtttttcattattaagtGTGTTCAgagtatttaaacatttaattcaCACAGTACATGATACTTCATTAAATATTGTGTTACTCTGCAAACAACTTTTTAAACTTCATAAGAAAACCAGGTGATGTATTTAGGTGAATATTTAGAGCAACAGTCTTATTATTGTCTCTATAAAAAAGTGAGGAGCCTCCTCAGACAGAACAGAACTCTTATAACAggattctaaaaaaaaaaacactaaaaaacactaacaactctttgaaactaacacttttagtagcacttaaatggcacttacttatagcactttgtagttttgttttattttgaagaaattgtactttcttgattcttgttgttctgggtctgtaccctcgggggttgatgcacttattgtaagtcgctttggataaaagcgtcagctaaatgaaatgtaatgtaatgtaatgtaatgtaaacagAGTCACCAGGTTGGAACACATCAGCCTGGTTTTAGCCTCTTTACATTCAGTTTCTAACGAGGTGAAGCTTCTTTAAATGACTTGTAAAACACTCACTGCTCTAACTGCTCAGATTATCACAGATCTTTAATCCTTGAGATCCTCTGGCCAGAGACTTTGAACTGATCCAGTGTTCTCCGCTAAACACTTAATGCCAAAATATACTACTCTGAGTCCGTTACTTACCTGATACGCTGGCTCAAAGAATTGTAAACAGAAAATCTCAAATGTCTCAAAACCTGTTTGGTGTGATATTTTTCCATACTTTGCATACAAACATGGTGCAATAGACAAACTATTCAAAGAATACTAGAGTACTATTCACAAAGTGCAAAGAAGCAGCATAGTGTCTTGGCATATGACCAGCCCTGTTGTTTCAACAGCAGGTTGTATGAACACCTATACAGCTGCTATAGTTGTGAGAAATGATTGATGCAACTCTTTGACGCCAGAGGGAGCGGCCCTGTGGCACTTGACCCCAGAAGACCTGATAAAGACCTGATGATCCTACCTGTTACATTCAGGTTAATTTCATACATCGGACCTGAATTTCACATATCAGCTTTGCTCCTGGCCTCTTGTCTATGTTGAGAGTCATCACACATGGTTCCTGGCTTTTGTGTGTCTCAGAGATAGAGTTATTAGAACTTGATAGTTGGCTTTTGTCTACAGCCACGACAAGATGGTTGAAGCCAAAGGTATTTGCATCCTTATGGTCCTGGCCATAGCCCTGTTCAAGCCTCGAACAGCATTTTCTTTCATACCTGATGACCTGTTACGCTGACTTTCAGCCATGTAAATAACTATTTACAAAATACCAAAAAGCAGCATAGTGTCTTGGCATATGTTCAGCCCTGTTGTTTAAACTGCAGGCTGAATGAACTCCTATAAGCGTGAGAAATGAATTGATGCTGACTTTAAGCCatgcaaataaagaaaatcccCAACTGTTGAATTTACTGGAGAGGAACATGAAAGCAGTCAGTCTTCAGAAAAGCCAGAACACTTACTGATGAAACTTCTGGCTATAACGATTTTGTCATGGCAAGCAACCTTCAAGATTTCTGACAATGCCATCAAATCCCTTCTTCTGTGCATCAAACAGTTAATGTGGATAATGGGAACAATTCTCTGTATTGATTCCCTAACTACATTCGTAAACAATATACCAAAGACCATTTTCTCTTTGAGGGGCTGGACAGGCATCCTCCATGATTTTTTGTTACGATATCTGTTTTTTCCAAAATGTATGACCGAATACATTCCAACAGAAACCTTTGAGCTCAGATCGGATGGTACAAGGTTGTGCAAGACTTGTCGCTACATCCCATTCTACAAACACCCACATAAGAGGTCTGCACTGAGGAAGAAATGTGGCTCTGCCTTGCTAAGAAACGCGAAATATTCCAGCGGTAAAGAGTATGTCTATCCAATACGACCGTACTGATACAACAGTGTTGTAAAGTCTCGGGAATCACAATGGCGAAAACataatatacagtgccttgcataagtattcaccccctttggacttttctacattttgtcatggtataaaaacagattaaaatttatttcatcgtgagtttatgtaatggaccaacacaaaatagtgcatcatttggaagtggggggaaatattacatggatttcacaattatttacaaataaaaatctgaaaagtgttgagtgcatatgtattcaccccctttactgtgaaacccctaacaaagatctggtgcgaccaattgcattcacaagtcacatttgcaagtcacataattagtaaatagggtccacctgtctgcaatttaatctcagtataaatacacctgttctgtgacggactcagagtttgttggagatcattactgaacaaacagcatcatgaagaccaaggagctcaccaaacaggtcagggataaagttgtggagaaatatgaagcagggttaggttataaaaaaatatccagagctttgaacatctctctgagcaccataaaatccatcataagaaaatggaaagaatatggcacaaccgcaaacctaccaagaggaggccgtccacccaaactgaagagtcggacaaggagaaaatgaatcagagaagcaaccagaaggcccatggttactctggaggagttgcagagatccacagctgaggtgggagaatctttccacaggacaactattagtcgtctactccacaaatctggcctttatggaaaagtggcaagaagaaagccattgttgaaagggatccataaaaaatcccgtttggagtttgccagaagccatgtgggagacacagcaaacatgtggaagaaggtgctctggtcagatgagaccaaaattgaactttttggcctca
It encodes:
- the LOC128458147 gene encoding E3 ubiquitin/ISG15 ligase TRIM25-like, whose protein sequence is MAQQGIQLDRQRFCCSICLDLLKDPVTTGCGHSYCKSCINTHWDNGEESGSYSCPQCRKTFTPRPVLEKNTMLADLVEELKKTGLQAAPADHCYAGPEDVACDFCTGRKRKAHKSCLDCLVSYCEKHLQPHFQSPPFKKHKLVEPSEKLQENICSRHDKVMKMFCRTDKQCICYLCSVEEHRRHDTVSAAAERTVRQRELGLRRQTIQQRVQDTEKDVKLLQQKEEALNGSADKAVEDSEKNFTELIRLLEKRSSDVKQQIRSQQETEVSRVRELQERLEQEITELKRKDHELMQLSDTEDHNQFLHNYSPVSPLGESTYSSSIRIRPLRNFDDLTAAVSQVRGRLQDILSETETEILQIVSQVDVLLQQPEPETRADFLRYSQEITLDPDTAYKELLLSEGNRKVTHVREDQSYSDHPDRFTGWCQVLSRESLTGRCYWEVSCGRDVTVAVAYKNIIRAGISAKCVFGSNDKCWSLTCYENGYEFYHNRIRTNMSGPVSSRVGVYLDHSAGVLSFYRVSDTMTLLHRVQTTFTQPLYAGLMVSNYEDTAEFCKLDDYMTEEDKEGERQAEDQRDVYPNMQAGEEHESRAESLQEVNERVRSRDLYLLRGSESVLQSLAAAEMAQQEIQLDRQRFCCSICLDLLKDPVTTGCGHSYCKSCINTHWDNGEESGSYSCPQCRQTFTPRPVLEKNTMLADLVEELKKTGLQAAPADHCYAGPEDVACDFCTGRKRKAHKSCLDCLVSYCEKHLQPHFQSVPFKKHKLVEPSEKLQENICSRHDEVMNMFCRSHQQCICYLCSVKEHRDHNIVSAAAEWTERQRELGLRRQTIQQRVQNTEKDMKVLQQKEEALNCSADKAVKDSEKIFTELIRLLEKRSSDVKQQIRSQQETEVSRVRELQERLEQEITELKRKDHELKQVADTEDHYQFLQSYLSLSPLSESTHSSSIRISPLRYFQDVTAAVSQVRGRLQDILSETETEILLIVSQVDVLLPRPEQDTRADFLKYSQEITLDPNTANSHLLLSKGNRKVTGRSKEQSYSNHPDRFTAAWQVLSRESLTGRCYWEVEMKFKVGNGVGVAVTYNNITRGRERDLECRFGENYKSWMLYCDREYYIFHYNRIKTEVSGPESSRVGVYLDHSAGVLSFYSVSDTMTLLHRVQTTFTQPLYAGVKFSIHGSTAEFCKLK